One stretch of Armatimonadota bacterium DNA includes these proteins:
- a CDS encoding OsmC family protein, with protein sequence MAQEVRVYEAHARSSGTFGRVMGSIRNHHLVVDGPVQNGCPGEEVTPGELFLAGVASCAVELVEVLAREFGFPVPRVEAHIAGTVDRSAPVRPDLTVFNAVRLDLVLSGVSAAQAEALVEAFKRR encoded by the coding sequence ATGGCACAGGAGGTGCGGGTCTACGAAGCCCACGCCCGGTCTTCCGGGACCTTCGGCCGGGTGATGGGCTCCATACGGAACCACCACCTGGTGGTGGACGGGCCCGTCCAGAACGGGTGTCCCGGGGAGGAGGTCACGCCCGGGGAGCTGTTCCTCGCGGGGGTGGCGAGCTGTGCGGTGGAGCTCGTGGAAGTCCTGGCCCGGGAGTTCGGCTTTCCCGTGCCCCGGGTGGAAGCCCACATCGCGGGCACCGTGGACCGCTCCGCGCCCGTGCGGCCGGACCTCACGGTGTTCAACGCGGTGCGGCTGGACCTCGTGCTTTCAGGGGTCTCCGCGGCGCAGGCGGAGGCGCTGGTGGAGGCCTTCAAGCGCCGCTGA
- a CDS encoding DUF2283 domain-containing protein: MKVIYDRRTDTLTVILREDVSVTESDENKPGVIVDYGDHGNLVSLEILDASRRVTEARRIKYETVES; this comes from the coding sequence ATGAAGGTGATTTACGACCGGAGGACGGATACCCTGACCGTGATCCTCCGGGAGGACGTCTCCGTGACGGAGAGCGACGAGAACAAGCCCGGAGTGATCGTGGACTACGGTGACCACGGGAATCTCGTCTCTCTGGAGATCCTGGATGCGTCCAGGCGGGTGACAGAGGCTCGACGGATAAAGTATGAGACGGTGGAGTCGTAG
- a CDS encoding sodium-dependent bicarbonate transport family permease, producing MDAVDLVRLNLLSPMVLAFFLGAAARLLQSDLAFPEALYTALSIYLLFAIGFKGGVELSKTTAAAVLWPVLATLALGLGRPLLSYVFARRFLRVNRIEAAALAAHYGSVSAVTFLAALGFVQAAGDRVEGFLPTLVAVLEVPGIVVALLLAKRKGGSPGAALREVLTGKSAVLLVGGLLVGFLSGEQGMKQVAAFFVEPFQGALTLFLMDLGMVAAARLRSFRDVGLRLVPYGIVLALVHGVAGVYLGHLVGLSVGGKTVFGAMAASASYIAAPAAVRIALPEANPSVYLAASLAVTFPFNLTLGIPLYHALARALGG from the coding sequence ATGGACGCGGTCGACCTCGTTCGACTCAACCTTCTGTCTCCCATGGTACTGGCCTTCTTCCTCGGAGCGGCGGCTCGACTGCTCCAGAGCGACCTTGCATTCCCGGAGGCCCTCTACACCGCGTTGTCCATCTACCTTCTCTTCGCCATCGGCTTCAAGGGTGGCGTCGAGCTCTCCAAGACGACCGCGGCTGCTGTCCTCTGGCCTGTCCTGGCAACTTTGGCCCTCGGGCTCGGCCGTCCGCTCTTGAGTTACGTCTTCGCGCGACGGTTCCTTCGGGTGAACCGCATCGAAGCCGCTGCGCTCGCGGCTCACTACGGATCGGTTTCCGCGGTGACCTTCCTCGCCGCCCTCGGATTCGTACAGGCAGCCGGCGACCGGGTGGAAGGGTTCCTGCCGACCCTGGTGGCCGTTCTCGAGGTGCCGGGGATCGTCGTGGCCCTCCTGTTGGCGAAACGGAAGGGTGGCTCCCCGGGCGCAGCCCTGCGAGAAGTTCTCACCGGAAAGAGCGCGGTGCTCCTCGTCGGAGGGTTGCTCGTGGGCTTCCTGTCCGGGGAGCAGGGCATGAAGCAGGTGGCAGCCTTTTTCGTAGAGCCCTTCCAGGGAGCACTCACCCTGTTCCTCATGGACCTGGGTATGGTGGCAGCCGCGAGGCTCCGCAGCTTCCGCGATGTCGGCCTGCGGCTGGTGCCCTACGGAATCGTGTTGGCTCTCGTCCACGGAGTCGCGGGTGTGTACCTAGGGCACCTGGTGGGACTTTCCGTCGGCGGGAAAACCGTCTTCGGCGCGATGGCGGCGAGCGCGAGCTACATCGCCGCCCCAGCGGCGGTCCGTATCGCACTCCCGGAGGCCAACCCCAGCGTGTATCTGGCAGCGAGCCTGGCGGTCACGTTTCCATTTAACCTCACGTTGGGGATCCCCCTGTATCATGCCCTCGCCCGAGCGCTTGGAGGTTGA
- a CDS encoding transcriptional regulator gives MELVRLKLVTIVAEAVLEERLVDDLRRLGAKGYTVTDARGEGSRGLRTMDWEGKNIRLETIVSEEVAERILAHLQEAYFPHYAIIAYVENVEVIRGKKYV, from the coding sequence GTGGAACTCGTCCGTCTAAAGCTCGTGACCATCGTGGCGGAAGCCGTCCTGGAGGAGCGCCTGGTAGACGATCTGAGGCGCCTGGGCGCGAAAGGCTACACCGTGACAGACGCCCGAGGCGAGGGCTCCCGGGGACTGCGCACCATGGACTGGGAGGGGAAGAACATCCGACTGGAGACCATTGTGAGCGAGGAAGTGGCGGAACGAATTCTCGCCCATCTCCAGGAGGCCTACTTCCCTCACTACGCGATCATCGCCTACGTGGAGAACGTCGAGGTGATACGCGGGAAAAAGTACGTCTGA
- a CDS encoding gamma-glutamylcyclotransferase family protein, translated as MQDDTVWYFAYGSNLDSDRLHKRIGRDRVDSKVGYLRDYRFAFNKKGNDGSGKANIVPRGGSQVWGAVYRLTSAELSYLDRCEGVPGHYERRQVEVMTREGEIIHAQTYIANREKVSAGLRPTREYLDHILKGAKEHGLPAEYVEEIRRCSEGRSE; from the coding sequence ATGCAAGATGACACTGTGTGGTACTTTGCGTACGGGTCCAACCTAGATTCAGACCGCCTACACAAGCGCATAGGTCGTGATAGGGTGGACTCCAAGGTCGGCTATCTGCGGGACTACAGGTTTGCCTTCAATAAGAAGGGTAACGATGGGTCTGGTAAGGCTAACATCGTGCCGCGCGGTGGCAGTCAGGTGTGGGGTGCCGTCTATCGACTGACGAGCGCAGAACTTAGTTATCTGGATCGTTGTGAAGGGGTACCCGGTCATTACGAGCGAAGGCAAGTGGAGGTGATGACTCGCGAAGGTGAAATCATCCATGCACAGACCTATATTGCCAATCGCGAAAAGGTTAGCGCAGGTCTACGGCCGACCCGAGAGTATTTGGACCATATCCTGAAGGGGGCGAAGGAGCACGGTCTACCAGCGGAGTATGTCGAGGAGATTCGGAGATGTTCTGAGGGGCGCAGTGAGTAA
- a CDS encoding Swt1 family HEPN domain-containing protein, with amino-acid sequence MAVTNHERVGKALDLLRAGLGPFVERELRGQYRGQAMAEALRLVGDDRNVASKPIRDWDVAALLKVMGAGWDEVFRRPLGQAERSLVSELRDWRNKWAHQEAFSTDDAYRVLDSASRLLSAVSAPQVEELERMKMELLRVRFEEQVRAERRKVGGSLVEAATAGALKPWREVISPHPDVASGRYQQAEFAADLWQVYRGEASSEYQDPVEFFRRTYLTENLKRLLVNAVLRLSEGKGDPVVQLQTNFGGGKTHAMIALYHLFSGRPPAELPGADAVMAEAGVSRLPQVRRVALVGSRISPGNPTVKPDGTVVRTLWGELAWQLGFAAGGLEEARRAYARVAADDEKATSPGDTLRELFDTYGPCLVLIDEWVAYARQLHDTPDLPGGTFDTQFTFAQALTECARAARACLVAIALPASDPVSPYVQAEDIEVGGIRGREALDRLRNVIGRMEAPWRPATQEETFEIVRRRLFEPMRDPEQFKARDVVARAFADLYRTQKAEFPPECSEPDYERKLKDAYPIHPEVFARLYEDWGSLPRFQRTRGVLRLMAAVIHSLWERGDRSPLILPSTIPMDDPRVQFELTRYLSENWVPVIDKDVDGPNSLPVRLDGEVPNLGKYHACRRVARTIFLGSAPTQQAAHRGIEDRRVRLGCVAPGETPQIFGDALRRLTGDATFLYQDGVRYWYSTQPNVTSLAEGRAEQLRREPEKVAREVERRVREDVRKSGAFSRVHAFPQSPQDVPDDLDARLVVLGLEFPHARGEESPAQRRAREILESRGAGPRLYRNTLVFLAADRARVQDLDEAVRRYLAWESVLDDREALDLTPHQVRQAEQQKQASDLTVKARLPETFCWLLVPVQPDPTAEVAWQEVRLQGNEGLAERASKRLLRDELLVTVFGGPRLRQELDRIPLWRGDHVEVRQLVEDFARYVYLPRLRDPSVLVTAVSSGVALLTWEQDGFAYADSYDERAGRYRGLRAGQHVPLSADAPAGLVVRPEVARRELDEEARRKSEEPRREARAGGDTGEAVTTEATAGGETGTETVVGPRVVFRRFHGSVVLDPLRAGAEAGRVQEEVVAHLAGLPGAQVRVTLEIEATVPEGVPERVVRVVTENCRTLKFTSHGFERE; translated from the coding sequence ATGGCGGTGACTAACCACGAGCGGGTAGGTAAGGCGCTGGACCTGCTGCGGGCGGGCCTGGGGCCGTTTGTCGAGCGGGAGCTCCGGGGACAGTACCGGGGTCAAGCAATGGCGGAAGCTCTGCGCCTTGTGGGGGACGACCGAAACGTGGCAAGTAAGCCCATTCGGGACTGGGACGTGGCAGCGTTGTTGAAAGTCATGGGGGCCGGGTGGGACGAGGTGTTCCGGCGGCCCCTGGGTCAGGCGGAGCGCAGTCTCGTCTCGGAGCTACGGGACTGGCGGAACAAGTGGGCTCACCAGGAGGCGTTCAGCACAGATGACGCCTACCGCGTGTTGGACTCCGCAAGTCGGTTGCTCTCGGCCGTCTCCGCTCCCCAGGTGGAGGAGCTTGAGCGGATGAAGATGGAGCTGCTCCGGGTTCGGTTCGAGGAGCAGGTGCGGGCGGAGCGGCGAAAGGTGGGCGGGTCTTTGGTGGAGGCCGCTACAGCCGGGGCCCTGAAGCCGTGGCGGGAGGTCATCAGCCCGCACCCGGATGTGGCCAGCGGCCGCTACCAGCAGGCGGAGTTCGCGGCCGACCTGTGGCAGGTGTACCGGGGCGAGGCCTCCTCGGAGTATCAGGACCCCGTGGAGTTCTTCCGGCGCACGTACCTGACGGAGAACCTCAAGCGGCTGTTGGTGAATGCGGTCCTTCGGCTGTCCGAAGGCAAGGGCGACCCCGTTGTGCAGCTGCAGACGAACTTCGGGGGCGGTAAGACCCACGCCATGATCGCCCTGTACCACCTCTTCTCCGGAAGGCCGCCCGCGGAGCTCCCGGGTGCGGACGCGGTGATGGCGGAGGCGGGGGTGAGCCGGCTACCGCAGGTGCGCCGGGTGGCCCTGGTCGGAAGCCGTATCTCCCCGGGCAACCCCACGGTGAAACCCGACGGGACGGTGGTCCGCACGCTGTGGGGCGAGCTCGCCTGGCAGCTCGGCTTCGCCGCCGGGGGCCTGGAGGAGGCCCGCAGGGCGTACGCTCGGGTGGCGGCGGACGACGAGAAGGCCACGAGCCCCGGGGACACGCTGCGGGAGCTGTTCGACACCTACGGACCGTGTCTGGTGTTGATCGACGAGTGGGTGGCCTACGCCCGACAGCTCCACGACACACCCGACCTGCCCGGCGGCACCTTCGACACCCAGTTCACCTTCGCCCAGGCGCTGACCGAGTGCGCCCGGGCGGCCCGCGCGTGCCTCGTGGCGATTGCCCTCCCCGCCAGCGACCCCGTATCCCCGTACGTCCAGGCGGAGGACATCGAGGTGGGTGGGATCCGCGGCCGAGAGGCGCTCGACCGGCTGCGCAACGTGATCGGACGGATGGAGGCGCCCTGGCGGCCCGCCACGCAAGAGGAGACCTTTGAGATCGTCCGCCGTCGGCTGTTCGAGCCCATGAGGGATCCCGAGCAGTTCAAGGCGCGGGACGTGGTGGCCCGGGCGTTCGCGGACCTCTACCGCACACAGAAGGCGGAGTTCCCCCCGGAGTGCAGCGAGCCGGACTACGAGCGCAAGCTTAAGGACGCCTACCCCATCCACCCGGAGGTGTTCGCGCGCCTGTACGAGGACTGGGGGAGCCTGCCGCGGTTTCAGCGGACCCGAGGCGTCCTGCGGCTGATGGCCGCGGTGATCCACAGCCTGTGGGAGCGGGGGGATAGGAGCCCACTCATTCTGCCCTCCACAATTCCCATGGACGACCCGCGGGTGCAGTTCGAGCTCACCCGGTACCTGTCCGAGAACTGGGTGCCGGTGATCGACAAGGACGTGGACGGGCCCAACTCGCTGCCCGTGCGTCTGGACGGAGAGGTGCCGAACCTCGGGAAGTACCACGCCTGCCGCCGCGTGGCGCGGACCATCTTCCTGGGGTCCGCGCCCACGCAGCAGGCCGCCCACCGGGGGATCGAGGACCGACGGGTGCGGCTGGGGTGCGTGGCGCCCGGGGAGACCCCCCAGATCTTCGGGGACGCGCTCCGCAGGCTCACGGGCGACGCCACCTTCCTGTACCAGGACGGGGTGCGCTACTGGTACTCGACCCAGCCCAACGTCACGAGTCTGGCAGAGGGCCGGGCAGAGCAGCTGAGGCGCGAGCCCGAGAAGGTGGCGCGGGAGGTGGAGCGCCGGGTGCGGGAGGACGTGAGGAAGAGCGGGGCCTTCAGCCGCGTCCACGCTTTCCCTCAGTCCCCTCAGGACGTGCCCGACGACCTGGACGCGCGCCTGGTGGTGCTGGGCCTGGAATTCCCGCACGCGCGGGGCGAGGAAAGCCCTGCCCAGCGGCGGGCCCGGGAAATCCTGGAGTCGCGGGGAGCAGGGCCTCGGCTGTACCGGAACACGCTGGTGTTCCTGGCCGCGGACCGGGCCCGGGTGCAGGACCTGGACGAGGCGGTCCGGCGCTACCTGGCGTGGGAGTCGGTGCTGGACGACAGGGAGGCTCTGGACCTCACGCCTCACCAGGTCCGGCAGGCGGAGCAGCAGAAGCAGGCGAGCGACCTGACCGTGAAAGCACGGTTGCCCGAGACCTTCTGCTGGCTGCTGGTGCCGGTGCAGCCTGACCCGACGGCGGAGGTCGCCTGGCAGGAAGTCCGGCTGCAGGGGAACGAGGGTCTGGCGGAGCGGGCGAGCAAGCGGTTGCTGCGGGACGAGCTGCTGGTGACGGTGTTTGGCGGACCGCGCCTCCGCCAGGAACTCGACCGGATCCCGCTGTGGCGGGGCGACCACGTGGAGGTGCGGCAGCTGGTGGAGGACTTCGCGCGGTACGTATACCTGCCCCGGCTGAGGGACCCGTCGGTCTTGGTAACCGCGGTTTCCAGCGGCGTAGCGCTCCTCACGTGGGAGCAGGACGGGTTCGCGTACGCGGACTCGTATGACGAGCGGGCGGGGCGGTACCGGGGCCTGCGGGCGGGGCAGCACGTACCCCTGTCGGCGGATGCTCCCGCGGGGCTGGTGGTTCGCCCTGAGGTGGCGCGCCGGGAACTGGACGAGGAGGCACGGCGGAAGTCGGAGGAGCCGCGCAGGGAGGCCAGGGCAGGAGGGGACACTGGCGAGGCGGTGACCACGGAAGCCACCGCCGGGGGCGAGACCGGCACGGAAACGGTGGTAGGCCCCAGGGTGGTCTTCCGCCGGTTCCACGGGAGCGTGGTCCTGGACCCACTGCGGGCGGGGGCGGAGGCCGGGCGGGTCCAGGAGGAGGTGGTCGCACACCTCGCGGGCCTGCCGGGCGCACAGGTGCGCGTGACGCTGGAGATCGAGGCCACCGTACCGGAGGGGGTGCCGGAGCGGGTGGTGCGGGTGGTGACGGAGAACTGCCGGACGCTGAAGTTCACCAGCCACGGGTTCGAGAGGGAGTAG
- a CDS encoding HEPN domain-containing protein: MNAAKWTEEALRWLKFAMEDLRQAETLFRHNLNALRDLLPAGWRVKDQYPDLSELTVWAIEARYPGDWPEATREDANRAVLEARGVLDSIIVDFRSRGVEI, from the coding sequence ATGAACGCGGCTAAGTGGACGGAGGAGGCGTTGCGTTGGCTCAAGTTTGCGATGGAGGACTTGAGGCAGGCAGAGACCCTTTTTCGGCATAACCTGAACGCGTTGCGCGACTTGCTGCCTGCCGGCTGGCGGGTGAAGGACCAGTACCCGGATCTTTCCGAACTGACGGTCTGGGCTATTGAAGCCCGCTACCCTGGGGACTGGCCAGAAGCAACCCGCGAGGACGCGAATCGTGCCGTTCTTGAGGCCCGCGGGGTCTTGGACTCCATCATCGTAGACTTTCGCAGCCGCGGTGTGGAGATATAG
- a CDS encoding nucleotidyltransferase domain-containing protein — translation MNRDESTAGLRDPVLDSAVRRIVERLQPLRIILFGSRARGEAGRWSDFDFLVVLPEVRDKRTAMVEALRALNGLRDPQGMPVAVDVIVTSPAEIDRRGDVPGSVLRSALREGRVVYERG, via the coding sequence GTGAATAGGGACGAGAGTACAGCGGGTCTCCGCGACCCGGTCCTGGACTCTGCGGTGCGGCGGATCGTCGAGCGGCTCCAGCCTCTGCGCATCATTCTCTTTGGCTCGCGGGCGAGGGGAGAGGCGGGAAGATGGAGTGACTTTGATTTCCTCGTCGTTTTGCCGGAAGTTCGAGACAAACGCACTGCTATGGTGGAGGCGCTTCGTGCCCTGAACGGTCTGCGTGATCCCCAGGGGATGCCTGTCGCCGTAGATGTGATCGTCACGAGCCCGGCCGAAATTGACCGTCGCGGGGACGTGCCGGGAAGCGTCCTCAGATCAGCGTTGCGTGAGGGCAGGGTGGTGTATGAACGCGGCTAA
- a CDS encoding restriction endonuclease subunit S translates to MTEGPYKLPEGWQWVRLGEVCTINPRRPRIQREESEPTTFVPMSAVDDATGEIVAAEERPFAEVRKGYTYFEENDVLFAKITPCMENGKAAIARCLRDGIGFGSTEFHVLRPGESIISEWIWLFVRQECFREEAKKAFRGGVGQQRVPQEFLEQHPIPLPPLPEQRRIVARIEELMARVREARRLREEALEDAERLWQATLAETFPRPDVGAHGCAPLPEGWRWVRLGEVCEINPRRPRMQRAPNASTTFVPMSAVDDETGTIVAAQERPYEEVRKGYTYFEENDILFAKITPCMENGKAAIARGLINSIGFGSTEFHVLRPGKNVIPEWIWLFIRQERFRKDAKKAFRGGVGQQRVPQEFLEQYLVPLPPLEEQRRIVAHLEAVQERVRALKEAQAATEAELQRLEQAILDKAFRGEL, encoded by the coding sequence ATGACTGAAGGACCCTACAAACTCCCCGAAGGCTGGCAGTGGGTGCGGCTGGGGGAGGTGTGCACAATCAATCCTCGGCGTCCTCGCATTCAGCGCGAGGAAAGTGAACCAACTACATTCGTTCCGATGTCCGCCGTTGATGATGCAACCGGCGAAATTGTTGCTGCTGAGGAGCGCCCTTTTGCAGAGGTCAGGAAGGGCTACACTTACTTCGAAGAAAACGACGTGCTTTTTGCGAAGATTACGCCTTGCATGGAAAATGGGAAGGCTGCGATTGCCCGTTGCCTGCGCGATGGTATTGGGTTTGGGTCGACCGAATTCCACGTCCTGCGCCCGGGGGAAAGCATCATTTCCGAGTGGATATGGCTCTTTGTAAGGCAGGAGTGCTTTCGGGAAGAGGCTAAGAAAGCGTTTCGAGGTGGCGTGGGGCAACAAAGGGTGCCACAAGAATTCCTCGAACAACATCCCATCCCCCTCCCGCCCCTTCCCGAACAGCGGCGCATCGTGGCGCGGATCGAAGAGCTGATGGCGCGGGTGCGGGAGGCGCGCCGCCTTCGCGAAGAAGCCCTGGAAGACGCCGAACGCCTTTGGCAGGCCACCCTTGCCGAAACCTTTCCCCGCCCCGACGTAGGGGCGCACGGCTGTGCGCCCCTGCCTGAAGGCTGGCGGTGGGTGAGGTTGGGGGAGGTGTGCGAGATTAATCCCCGCCGACCTCGCATGCAACGGGCACCCAATGCTTCTACGACCTTTGTCCCAATGTCGGCAGTTGATGATGAAACTGGAACGATTGTTGCCGCTCAAGAGCGCCCTTATGAAGAGGTTAGGAAGGGCTACACCTACTTTGAAGAAAACGACATCCTTTTTGCCAAGATAACACCCTGCATGGAAAACGGCAAAGCAGCGATCGCGCGCGGGTTGATAAACAGCATTGGATTTGGGTCCACCGAGTTCCATGTGCTGCGGCCAGGGAAAAACGTTATTCCAGAATGGATATGGCTTTTCATAAGGCAGGAGCGTTTTCGGAAAGATGCCAAAAAGGCCTTCCGGGGTGGTGTGGGGCAACAAAGGGTCCCCCAAGAATTCCTCGAACAATACCTCGTCCCCCTCCCACCCCTCGAGGAACAACGCCGCATCGTGGCGCACCTGGAGGCAGTGCAGGAGAGGGTCCGGGCGCTCAAGGAGGCGCAAGCGGCAACCGAAGCGGAACTTCAGCGCCTGGAGCAGGCCATCCTGGACAAAGCCTTCCGCGGAGAGCTATGA
- a CDS encoding HEPN domain-containing protein → MKKELRDFVAKAERFLQSAEHLFKVGDYDSCASRCYYAMFFMAEAALMLKGLSASSHRGVIGLFGKHFVQTGIFDPELGRALRRAYDVRLTGDYAVGITVSREEAEDLLRAAHEFVVKVRAYLEREAQNHD, encoded by the coding sequence ATGAAGAAAGAGCTCAGGGATTTCGTTGCCAAAGCGGAGCGTTTCCTCCAAAGTGCCGAACATCTTTTCAAGGTGGGGGACTATGATTCCTGTGCCTCTCGCTGTTACTATGCCATGTTCTTCATGGCCGAAGCCGCCCTCATGCTCAAAGGCCTTTCCGCCTCCTCCCATCGCGGCGTGATCGGCCTTTTCGGCAAGCATTTTGTTCAGACTGGGATATTTGATCCTGAACTGGGGCGGGCGCTCCGGAGGGCTTATGATGTTCGTTTGACCGGGGATTATGCCGTTGGGATCACGGTAAGCCGCGAGGAAGCAGAAGACTTGCTCAGAGCGGCCCATGAATTTGTCGTAAAGGTGCGGGCTTACCTGGAGAGGGAGGCACAAAACCATGACTGA
- a CDS encoding nucleotidyltransferase domain-containing protein yields the protein MAEDVRAIVRRVKDFLAGRYGSGIKAVILYGSYALGTATEDSDVDLLVVVEDSLDPWQVRRSLDALLFDILLETGELISVVVVPEGYYEAYASPFLANVRREGVHI from the coding sequence ATGGCTGAGGATGTCCGCGCGATTGTTCGCAGAGTGAAGGACTTCCTTGCAGGAAGGTACGGCTCCGGAATCAAAGCGGTGATCCTTTACGGATCTTATGCGCTGGGGACGGCCACCGAGGATTCGGATGTGGATCTCCTGGTGGTCGTTGAGGATTCCCTGGACCCCTGGCAGGTGCGGCGTTCCCTGGATGCGCTGCTCTTCGATATTCTGCTTGAGACGGGGGAACTCATTTCTGTGGTCGTTGTCCCTGAGGGGTATTACGAAGCGTATGCCTCGCCTTTCCTGGCGAATGTGCGCCGCGAAGGGGTGCACATATGA
- a CDS encoding class I SAM-dependent DNA methyltransferase — protein MNRPQTRETLANEIWRACDILRRDNNCGGIMEYVEHLSWLLFLRFLDAQEEEWETQATLAGRPYRPIIEPPYRWRDWALKDWPADDLLAFVHGKLIPYLQNLGGDPLRETIRSVFAERNVIVCASGYNLKDVITIINGIDFHSQDDIFTVSEVYESLLYRTGNEVGIAGEVYTPRPVIRFIVEVVNPQIGETVYDPACGTCGFLVEAYLWMKRQERTLEDHRMLQERTFYGQEKKPIPALLGLMNMVLHGVAAPRIYRRNTLEENIRQVTERFDVIMTNPPFGGVEGRHIQANFPIKSSATELLFLQHIMRKLKPRDGARCGMVVPEGTLFRGGAFAEVKKALLEEFNLHTIVSLPPGTFAPVDVKTALIFFEWPGRTREIWYYELPLPEGLKKFSKGSPIQDEHFEEARRLWKAWDAYRRGQGPRETCLSERSWIVPVEDIKKRGYDLTARNPNRKETEALPSPVEIVAGLLEKEREVLSIVEELSEILGNNREDENG, from the coding sequence ATGAACCGTCCTCAAACCCGAGAGACCTTGGCTAACGAAATCTGGCGAGCTTGTGACATCCTCCGTCGTGACAACAACTGCGGCGGCATCATGGAGTATGTGGAGCACCTGTCCTGGCTCCTCTTCCTGCGCTTTCTGGACGCTCAAGAAGAGGAGTGGGAGACCCAGGCGACCCTCGCCGGCCGCCCCTACCGGCCTATCATTGAACCTCCCTACCGCTGGCGGGACTGGGCTTTGAAGGACTGGCCTGCAGATGACCTGCTTGCCTTTGTGCATGGGAAGCTTATCCCCTATCTCCAGAACCTGGGCGGTGATCCGTTGCGAGAAACCATCCGCAGCGTCTTCGCCGAGCGCAACGTCATCGTCTGCGCTTCCGGTTACAATCTCAAGGATGTCATCACGATCATCAACGGGATTGACTTTCATAGCCAGGACGATATCTTCACAGTTTCAGAGGTATACGAGTCTCTACTTTATCGAACGGGAAACGAAGTCGGTATTGCAGGCGAGGTATATACACCACGACCTGTAATACGATTCATCGTGGAGGTGGTGAACCCTCAGATCGGCGAGACCGTTTACGATCCCGCCTGCGGCACCTGTGGCTTCCTTGTAGAAGCGTATCTCTGGATGAAACGACAGGAGAGGACCCTGGAGGACCACCGCATGCTCCAGGAGCGCACGTTCTATGGTCAGGAGAAGAAGCCCATCCCGGCCCTTCTGGGGCTGATGAACATGGTCCTTCACGGCGTGGCCGCGCCCCGCATTTACCGCCGGAATACGCTGGAAGAGAACATCCGCCAGGTCACCGAGCGCTTTGATGTCATCATGACCAATCCGCCCTTCGGCGGTGTTGAGGGCCGGCACATCCAGGCCAACTTTCCCATCAAGTCCTCCGCCACGGAACTCCTCTTCCTCCAGCACATCATGCGCAAGCTCAAGCCCCGGGACGGCGCCCGCTGCGGGATGGTGGTGCCGGAGGGAACCCTCTTTCGCGGCGGGGCTTTCGCCGAGGTGAAGAAGGCGCTTTTGGAAGAGTTCAACCTGCACACCATCGTGAGCCTGCCGCCCGGTACGTTTGCTCCTGTAGATGTAAAGACCGCCCTCATTTTCTTTGAGTGGCCGGGACGCACTCGGGAGATATGGTATTACGAACTGCCCTTACCCGAGGGGCTGAAGAAATTCAGCAAGGGAAGCCCTATTCAGGACGAACACTTCGAAGAAGCGCGACGCCTCTGGAAAGCATGGGATGCCTACCGTAGGGGGCAGGGTCCCCGTGAGACCTGTCTCTCGGAGCGCTCCTGGATCGTGCCGGTGGAGGATATCAAAAAGCGGGGCTACGACCTCACGGCCCGCAATCCGAACCGCAAGGAAACGGAGGCCCTCCCCTCGCCGGTGGAGATCGTGGCGGGGCTACTGGAGAAGGAGCGGGAGGTCCTGAGCATTGTGGAAGAACTGAGCGAGATCCTCGGGAACAACCGGGAGGACGAGAATGGCTGA